From Scomber japonicus isolate fScoJap1 chromosome 22, fScoJap1.pri, whole genome shotgun sequence, one genomic window encodes:
- the LOC128384055 gene encoding serrate RNA effector molecule homolog isoform X4, whose translation MGDSDDEFDRRRRDKFRRERSDMERSREREERRRDDWPDRDWERGRERRRDYDRGRRERFSPPRHISPQHKRMRRDWDDHRGEPYRYDLPYGGGGGGGGGGGGGGPFPGAGPQGWHPDLPHLHPHHGGHPLQGRLGMVDPDLPPPGPPTMRSFKEFLLNMEDSVDETESVKRYNQYKLDFRRQQLQDFFLQHKDQEWFRSKYHPDDITARKTESLSALKTRLSVFLFLLDNSWLDNVSLDMDHAPAIIKLLDAAVIKMEGGTDLDLQVLEVPSASAAGSSGETSGAGGGAAGAAGGAGGAGGAGEKSQSEPSAGNSNTQSVAETSSSRMDETSSGETEETKDTEKGSEEEAKQNGEKEKDEGEEDDEEEEEEEKKDEEEEEKTTKKGRKRKRSVSADSGEGSASDSDSSHSDGEKEEEEEKEEEEEDGEDERGKERGKERGKEREKEREKEVPVKPRPLHLTTSLFIRSIPPEVSKEEITALCRRYPGFLRVALSDPQPERRFFRRCWVTFDRSVNIKETCWNLQNIRLRDCELSPVVNRDLCRRVRNVNGLTHHKPVVRNDIRLSARLVHSLDQKGELWAGQMETNPVLKNITDYLIEEVSAEEEELTGASGGNSDEVGGDAKDPASSSSSEVTVETDEKLLKVLDRLLLYLRLVHSVDYYNFCEYPAEDEMPHRCGLIHVRGPLPVAKITAAEVSEHQRMCEERLAPLLSPSETLSEEEASRLGKKEPEQEVEKFLAANTQELSKDKWLCPLSGKKFKAPEFVRKHILNKHGDKVTAVRQEVEFFNHFLLDAKRPALPENKPLPPPAQAPPLGIPSFPGQSQQQQSLLGYPPGVRPPMPNFPGGGPHYPPNQFGAGRGNYDNFRGHLGGGGGGGGFPGKQRNNRGVRGDPRSIIEYRDLDAPDDLDFF comes from the exons GGACTGGGAGCGCGGCAGAGAGCGGAGGAGGGATTACGACCGCGGCCGCAGAGAGAGGTTTTCTCCTCCTCGACACATTAGCCCGCAACACAAGCGCATGAGGCGAGACTG GGACGACCACCGGGGGGAGCCCTACCGCTACGACCTGCCCtatggaggaggggggggaggaggaggaggcgggggaggaggggggcctTTCCCAGGAGCAGGGCCTCAAGGCTGGCACCCCGACCTGCCGCACCTGCACCCTCATCATGGAGGCCACCCGCTGCAGGGACG GTTGGGGATGGTGGATCCAGATCTGCCTCCTCCTGGTCCTCCAACCATGAGGAGCTTTAAG GAGTTCCTGTTGAACATGGAGGACAGCGTTGACGAGACGGAGTCAGTGAAACGTTACAATCAATACAAACTGGACTTCAGGCGGCAGCAGCTTCAGGACTTCTTCCTGCAGCACAAAGACCAGGAGTGGTTCCGCTCCAAATATCatcctgatgacatcacggCGAGGAAGACGGAGTCGCTGTCCGCCCTCAAGACCCGCCTCAgcgtcttcctcttcctgctggaCAACAGCTGGCTGGACAACGTGTCTCTGGACATGGACCACGCTCCCGCCATCATCAAGCTGCTGGACGCAG CCGTgataaagatggagggaggcaCAGACCTGGACCTGCAGGTGCTGGAGGTGCCGAGTGCTTCTGCTGCTGGGAGCAGCGGGGAGACGagcggagcaggaggaggagcagcaggagcagcaggaggagcaggaggagcaggaggagcaggagagaagAGTCAGAGCGAACCCAGCGCAGGAAACAGCAACACTCAGAGCGTCGCTGAGACGAGCAGCAGCCGGATGGACGAGACGAGCAGcggagagacggaggagacgAAGGACACGGAGAAG ggcAGCGAGGAAGAAGCCAAACAGAacggagagaaggagaaagacgAGGGGGAGGAGgacgacgaggaggaggaggaagaggagaagaaagatgaagaggaggaggagaagacgaCAAAGAAA gGCAGGAAGAGGAAACGCAGCGTGTCAGCTGACAGCGGCGAGGGCAGCGCCTCCGACTCTGACTCCTCCCACTCTgacggagagaaggaggaagaggaggagaaggaggaagaggaggaggacggagaggaCG AgcgagggaaggagagagggaaggagagagggaaggagagggagaaggagagagagaaggaagttccagttaagccccgccccctccacCTCACCACCTCACTGTTCATACGAAGCATCCCACCTGAGGTTTCTAAGGAGGAGATCACTGCT TTGTGTCGCAGGTATCCGGGCTTCCTGCGGGTGGCGCTGTCCGACCCTCAGCCTGAGAGAAG gTTCTTCAGACGCTGCTGGGTGACGTTTGACCGCAGTGTGAACATCAAGGAGACCTGCTGGAACCTGCAGAACATCAGG CTCAGAGACTGTGAACTGTCTCCGGTGGTGAACAGAGATCTGTGTCGACGGGTTCGTAACGTCAACGGTCTGACGCACCACAAGCCGGTGGTGAGGAACGACATCCGCCTCTCCGCTCGACTCGTTCACAGCCTGGATCAGAAGGGGGAGCTGTGGGCCGGACAG ATGGAGACTAACCCGGTCCTGAAGAACATCACAGATTATCTGATCGAGGAGGTGAgcgctgaggaggaggagctgaccGGAGCGTCGGGAGGAAACAGTGACGAGGTGGGGGGCGACGCCAAAGACcccgcctcctcttcctcctctgaggTTACCGTGGAAACGGACGAAAAGCTGCTGAAG gtgttgGACAGGCTGCTGCTCTACCTGCGTCTGGTCCACTCTGTAGATTATTATAACTTCTGTGAGTATCCTGCTGAGGACGAGATGCCTCACCGCTGCGGACTCATCCACGTACGAGGACCCCTACCTGTGGCCAAGATCACTGCAGCAGAAG TGAGTGAACATCAGAGGATGTGTGAGGAGCGTCTGGCTCCTCTGCTGTCGCCCTCGGAGACGCTGAGCGAAGAAGAAGCTTCAAGACTGGGAAAGAAGGAGCcggaacaggaa gtggaGAAGTTCCTGGCAGCAAACACTCAGGAGCTCAGTAAAGATAAGTGGCTTTGTCCTCTGAGTGGGAAAAAGTTTAAG GCTCCGGAGTTTGTGCGTAAACACATCCTGAACAAACACGGCGACAAAGTGACCGccgtcagacaggaagtggagttcttcaaccacttcctgttggacGCCAAGAGACCCGCTCTACCTGAGAACAAGCCCCTCCCCCCACCGGCAcaag CTCCTCCGTTGGGGATTCCCTCCTTTCCCGGtcagtcacagcagcagcaaagccTGCTGGGATATCCACCTGGAGTCAGACCGCCCATGCCCAACTTCCccg gtgGTGGTCCTCACTACCCTCCCAACCAGTTTGGGGCGGGGCGCGGTAACTATGACAACTTCAGAGGTCatttaggaggaggaggaggaggaggagggtttcCCGGGAAACAACGAAACAACag gggTGTGCGAGGTGACCCGCGGTCGATCATCGAGTACAGAGACCTCGACGCTCCGGATGATCTCGACTtcttttaa